A genomic region of Ignavibacteria bacterium contains the following coding sequences:
- a CDS encoding glucosyl transferase, producing MLKIIKHINLVLFITFFFFTTLTCKKSSPVNPDENNKIIFTFEDASCTEAWFNLKINDLQFPVRVDLYKDNFLNKSLNVFGSTDTTFYIEDLLPKKKYEVYVKVKSNNGEELTSERINFETMDTTSHNFSWQSWEFGTIGSSTLYDVAIIDENDIWAVGEINIADTSINGYTTYNAVHWDGTKWELKRIYTYSKCSSIDYAPLRSIYAFASNKIVVTSGGGMWWFDGNRWIAECSINPLLTGAINKLWGSSSEDLYAVGNNGNIVHWDGVRWTRIESGTDLQFLDIYGASCPKTGELTILAVCTRNNPLGKGIYKIAGNTSTEISYYPIQWELWSVWFVPNRHYYVVGSGIYEKITLSDSFWKNGPLDITHYATTCIRGNGLNDVFIVGAFGELLHFNGFRWKSFIDQLGWFNGSYTSVAVNDNLVCVVGGNMQKAKVLIGKKFN from the coding sequence ATGCTTAAAATTATTAAACACATAAATCTGGTTTTGTTTATTACATTCTTTTTCTTTACTACACTCACCTGCAAAAAATCTTCACCTGTTAATCCAGATGAAAATAATAAAATCATTTTCACATTTGAAGATGCCAGCTGCACAGAAGCCTGGTTTAATTTGAAAATTAATGATTTACAATTCCCTGTAAGAGTTGATTTGTATAAAGATAATTTTCTTAATAAGAGCTTAAATGTTTTTGGATCAACCGATACAACTTTTTACATAGAAGATTTACTCCCCAAGAAAAAATATGAAGTATATGTAAAAGTAAAATCAAATAATGGTGAAGAGCTTACAAGTGAAAGAATAAATTTTGAGACAATGGACACCACAAGCCACAACTTTAGCTGGCAGAGCTGGGAGTTTGGAACGATAGGCAGCAGCACATTATATGATGTGGCTATAATAGATGAGAATGATATCTGGGCAGTGGGAGAGATAAACATAGCCGATACGAGCATAAACGGTTACACAACCTACAACGCAGTCCACTGGGATGGAACGAAATGGGAGTTGAAGAGGATATATACGTATAGCAAATGCAGTTCAATTGATTATGCTCCTTTGAGATCAATTTATGCTTTTGCATCAAATAAAATTGTTGTTACATCAGGTGGAGGAATGTGGTGGTTTGATGGAAATAGATGGATTGCTGAATGTAGCATAAATCCTTTGCTCACTGGTGCCATCAACAAGCTCTGGGGCAGCTCGAGTGAGGATTTATATGCGGTAGGCAACAATGGCAACATAGTGCACTGGGATGGAGTGAGGTGGACAAGGATAGAAAGTGGGACAGATTTGCAGTTTCTTGATATTTATGGTGCAAGTTGCCCTAAGACAGGTGAGTTGACAATACTTGCTGTTTGTACACGTAATAATCCGTTAGGAAAAGGTATTTATAAGATAGCTGGAAATACATCTACTGAAATTTCTTACTATCCGATTCAATGGGAATTATGGAGTGTATGGTTTGTTCCAAATAGACATTACTATGTTGTTGGATCTGGTATTTATGAGAAGATAACTCTTTCGGACAGTTTTTGGAAAAATGGTCCATTAGATATAACACATTATGCAACAACTTGCATTAGAGGAAATGGATTGAATGATGTGTTCATTGTGGGAGCTTTCGGAGAATTATTACATTTCAACGGATTCAGGTGGAAAAGTTTTATTGATCAATTGGGATGGTTTAATGGTAGCTACACATCAGTAGCAGTAAATGATAATTTGGTTTGTGTTGTTGGTGGTAATATGCAAAAAGCAAAAGTATTGATAGGTAAAAAATTTAATTAA